From the genome of Candidatus Paceibacterota bacterium, one region includes:
- a CDS encoding cytochrome c biogenesis CcdA family protein — protein MLDVSLFSAFFAGLLTFLAPCTLPLVPAYLAFLASETGKLDEKKIFQRALAFMVGFSSVIVLLGVFVNQLGRYIAAYRGELIMFGGLLFVLFGLTLLGVIKIPVRSAGMPAFLKPTSNFAVGLLGVVFAFGWSPCVGPILGSIYVLAAQADTVVRGTLLLVLYAVGHSLPFILLAYFYERSFKVVSVLSRYSEKISRGAGIILVIIGLFMLVGQYGFLLSIFGKFVDGDWQEKLLNYL, from the coding sequence ATGCTTGATGTTTCACTATTTTCCGCATTTTTCGCTGGTCTACTGACTTTCCTTGCGCCTTGTACTCTTCCTCTTGTGCCTGCCTACTTAGCGTTTCTTGCGAGCGAGACAGGTAAACTCGATGAAAAGAAGATTTTTCAACGCGCGCTTGCGTTCATGGTCGGTTTTTCATCGGTCATCGTATTACTCGGTGTGTTTGTCAATCAGCTTGGTCGGTATATCGCAGCGTATAGAGGAGAGCTCATTATGTTCGGAGGTCTTCTTTTTGTCCTCTTCGGCCTTACATTGCTCGGCGTCATTAAAATCCCTGTACGAAGTGCAGGTATGCCGGCTTTCCTGAAGCCAACAAGCAACTTCGCTGTTGGACTCCTCGGAGTGGTGTTTGCATTCGGCTGGAGTCCATGTGTTGGTCCTATTCTTGGGAGTATCTATGTATTGGCCGCTCAGGCAGATACTGTGGTTCGCGGCACATTACTCCTTGTGCTTTATGCTGTCGGTCATAGTTTGCCTTTTATCCTCCTTGCTTACTTCTATGAACGATCCTTTAAGGTGGTGTCTGTACTCTCTCGCTATTCTGAAAAGATTAGTCGCGGAGCAGGAATCATACTCGTCATCATCGGACTCTTCATGCTTGTCGGACAATATGGCTTTCTGCTTTCTATTTTCGGAAAGTTCGTTGACGGTGATTGGCAGGAGAAATTGCTAAACTATCTTTAA